Sequence from the Ziziphus jujuba cultivar Dongzao chromosome 9, ASM3175591v1 genome:
CTAAGTGTAGAACACAAAAGTATATATGGTtacatttattttcatattttaattaaacatatacatataaattgttattttcatatttaatataatgGGAAGGAACTCatacttttaatttaatttctttaactGTATCAAATAATTgggtttttctcttttaaaattatataaaaaatgtggagaaagaaagtggaaaaaaaattgttaaaaaaaaaaaaaaaaactaatatgatGTCAAGGATATTTTTGTCTAAAcaatttattcttattaatgATTCATGATTGTAATGACCAAAAATTTGAATCCATTCCACCATCATAATTATTTCACCTTTTTTTCCATTCCATTCCAAATGAATTTTGCAACCAAACATAACCTAGTTCAATAACCATATGATCTGTCTGTTTATGATTAACAGAAAAATTCATCAATATACAATGACAATATCATACTTTCCATCCACAAACACATTAAATTACTGTACTCCAAAGTACCCAAATGGAAATATTGAGATTGCATTTTAATTTACAAACTCATAGAAATACTGTAGTCTTAAAGCACTGAAAATTTTTCATGGTAAGCATGAGATGTATGTTTTCTATGAGATATAGATTTCTAACATGCATGCCTACTAATTGTTATtccttaagccctttttttcctttttttttttttttttgaccaaatAATTTGGTTGCTTAAGCTTTTCAATAAAGAGATTCCTTAAGCTTAAGCAACCAAATTatttggtcaaaaaaaaaagcaaccaaATCATACCTTCATTGTGATGTGTGTAATGCTTAAAACATAAGGCCCCCCTTATTTGTCCCCTCGCCATTTCCAATCGTCATTGTTTATATTTGACCATGtatttatttgaagaatatatatattaattactctACGGTTAGTTCCAACACCCAttcaaaaaggagaaaaaagttagattggtataaaaaattgaatacttATGCATAAAATTGCTTTAATGACATTTTTTTAAGGCACATATAAAACATGTAAAGTAATCCAAAATAATTTCTTGGAGTTTGACTATTAATTTGTTGTCCTACATCAAGGAGCACTTACAACATTTGCTAACAATATTTGTTCTTCTTATTtagtcaaaaaaatatataaaaaaataataagttttcCTCTTGGCTATGTAGAACTTGGAAGTCTTTGCTTTCTTATTAGTTTTTGCAAATATAGGGAGGCAATGGATGGCATTCAATgccgtattttttaaaatgtttgaaTTCAAGCTACACTTTTGtttcagtaattttttttttttaaaagtctaCACTTTTGTTgattcaaaaaacaaatttgtcaaaaaaaaaaaaaaagtctacactcttatatacatgtgtatatatatatatatattatcaaatagaCTATTTATCATTTCCCCccgcccccccaaaaaaaaaaaaaaaaaaaccatttatattttataatattttattttcacttgacaccatattaattaatttatgtaatcctaaagattttttttttctttgtattattACTCTAAAAGAACGTTTTAATTCATccgaatatgattttttttttttttacaaatatgtatttttttataataaaaaaatacactttatttatatatatagataacttaataatttcttcaagttttttttgttttccctttcAAATTTGCATATGATTCCTTTTCACCTATAACTTCTTAAAACTTCCTTATTTTGACTGAATGAATGATTAAGAtgaattattgtatataaaatcCAGAAGTTAAATGGAAAAAAGCAATAGGAACCATTTGTCCTATATGTAGATATTTTTATTCTAGTGTAGGTCTTGAAAGTGATGTAAGAAAAGCATACAAAATtccttttaacataaaaaagttgtataatttttaataaattatcataaaaatataattttatttatttatttatttttaggtaTCATTTTATGGGATCACTCTCaaatcactttctttttttcttttttcttttttaaattttttctccattatttatttatgattagtTTGGCATGGATCTGGATGATACAAATTTGGAGTATTCAGATCAAATGGATGAAATTAGATCTGATACTTTCGACTTCACCTAATCGTACGGTTACCAAAAATCAGGAAGACGTACTCCACAGAAACAGCATGAAAGAGTCTGTGAACAAAATCTTTCATCTCAGGGCTTTTAATTTAACCGTTAAGAAAAAGTTGTATAAAGCCACGCAACAAAGCTTTGTCCACAGAAACCAGCctcacgttttttttttttttatttgaatccGAAAATGTCAGCCACTCTCGCCGTCCGGCCGAACCGTATCGCCGCCGGTTCGCCTTTTCCCCAACCACCGGTTCGGAGACTTGGACCGCCAGCTCATATCCGCAAACTCAGTGAGAAAATCGAGCCCTGGCGAGGCTTAATCATTCCGTCGCGGTGGCGCACGTTAGCTAACAACAACAAGACCATGGTGGTTGTCCGAGCAGGCTCCAGAGCCGACGACTCGTCGGCGCCGTATGAGATGTCCGTTGAGAACGCACTTAAGCTCCTTGGAGTCTCCGAAGGTGCTTCGTTCGAAGACATACTTCGAGCTAAGAACTCGATCCTCGCCACTTGTAAAGATGACAAGGATACGATTGCACAGGTTCGGTTCACATTCTTACTCGTCCGCACTGGATTAGTTCCAATTTCAATGTTTTTGGATGTCTCATATTGATTTCATTGCtgttttttgtatatttcttgcagcttttttttaatttttttttatttgttattatcatttttttaatcttttttgggttttcttttcaCGTGGGTTTTTCGTGAATTGGGAATTTTGTTGAAGAATTTTTAATGGGTGCTTTGGAGGTCTTTGATTTTAACTTCCTAATTTGTGGTTGTACAAGAATTCAAGTAGTTTTTTGTGGCTTTTCTTTCCAAATTTGGAGATTGTGAGCTTTACTGAATAACGTTTGGTTTTTAGCCACTAAAGTTCCGAACTTCATTATGCTTATTCTATGCCACATGTAAGTGCAAAGTGTAAAGCTTGCACTATATATCTAAATtagcaaattttaaattgtgtttTGTGCTATTAGCTATAATTAACGTGACGtacttaatttattaattaattttttttcctttttgcccaagaaaaaaaaaaaagaaacaaaagaatgCGAATGGGAGTTTTCAAAGGTCGAGTTTTTCGTTTTCCATGTTTATATTAAAGTTTCTTTGCAATTTGCATTTTGCCTGAGCACTTCTCTTGGTGGGTGTTTTATTAAGTATCTGGCTTGATGCTTAATAAATTTCACTAAAAATGAACAATATTGTACATCTAATTATATGGAGggtaaagaaagagaaaaaggtgTTTACGTGGAGAGTGATAAATAATTGAAACTTGTTAAGGGATAGTTTATTAGGAAGTgttaaatgaaagataaaattaaCACAATGGGCAAGAGTTGAAAAGATGTGGCTCCAAAGTCCAAACCTCCAAAGAGGAAAGAGTGCATCAAtgactttgaaaaaaaaaaaaaaaaaaaaaaaaaaaaaaagaagaagaagaagaagaagtgggAAGTCAAAGAAAGTGAGTCTGAGAAGGAgcactttattttcatttatgtgATTTCCGAACCTTGTAATTCAAATGAATCCTGTTATGTGGTTGATTTAACCTTGAATGATGGATGGTGGGATTTGTTTAATGTCTTTATTAACCCATCCCATTGAATGGCTTGTTTTTATGCACTGATgatcaatgttgaatttttgCTTTTCACAGATCAGAATAGTTATGCTACTTTTTAAGCCTGAGGAAACTGtgatttttcatttctattttaggaactgttaaattttatttccttaCAGATTTCTGTTAAATGTGATTAGGTTGAGGCTGCATATGACATGTTACTTATGCGGAGCTTGACACAGAGGCGTGCCGGGAGGGTTGTAAATAGTAGCATTCGATATGCTGATGTTAAGCCTGTAAATTCTCCAGGGATGGGATCAATGCCTCGTTGGCTGCAGGCTACCATGAAGAATCCACCTATTTCAGTTGAAACACCATCAAGGGGTGATTTGGGCATACAAGCCGGTGTTTATGGAGCTTTGATGGTTTTAACTTATGCCAATGGAACTAGCACAACGTCTGCTGTGCCATATGCTGGGGCTGATGTTCCTGGACTGATATTGGCTGGTAGCTTTGGAGCTTCCTTGTACTTCATGACCAAAAGGAATGTTAAGTTAGGTATGGATTCTTTTGTGTGATGATTTTTCTTTATGTTGCTTGCTAGGATATAAAGGGATTTTGTTATGAAGAACTTGGCATTCTTGTGAAAGTCAGATTTAAAAGCTCATCATGCTGACTTTAAAAAGTAGTCACACATGTGGTTTTCCCAATTGTTGAAGCCAGATAATTTATAGTTGATTGTATCTTAATTGAGAAAAGCAATACTAGCTGATGGTAAAGGACATAATATCATAGCATTATATGTTTTGAACACTGTATAAGTCTAGGAACATTTTTAATCTCAGATGTTATTATAGCAATATAGATTTTGAAGTGTTTAGATTTTATGTGCTGGATTTATTAGTAAAGCTAAAATTGCGGTTCTTTCTCCAGTTATTGAACAAAATTTCTAGCTTTGGGGAAAGAATCTGACATTCAGATGTTTGTGGAATTAATAATTGGCAATTATCTAGGAATGTAAAAAGTCTGGGAGTTGATTCTATGAGCTTATATTTCTCAGTTAGCTCAAACTGCTTTTGACAAAGCAGAAGTGAGTGAAAATGGTTTTCTGTGCAAGGAACATCATTATATAATGGGTGGTGTGTGAAtgctaatgaaaaaaaaaaaaaaagaaaaagaaaaatgaagttcAGATTTCTATTGCTCTCGAGTACGGTTACATGGTCAAACTATTaagtattcattttattttatttactttctaAACGTTGTGAgaacaattattatttcaattattttttatttttttgggagtaTATGGTTTTTGGCTCTTAGACTATGCTTTAAGTAaccaataaaaacaataactttAGTGTTACATAAAAAGAATCGAAACTGATTTTCTGTATATATTTGCAGGCAAGGCTACCATAATAACCGTTGGAGGGCTTGTTGCTGGTGCAGTTGTGGGGTCAGCGGTGGAGAACTGGTTACAGGTGGACATTGTTCCTTTTCTTGGTCTACATTCCCCTGCTGCCGTAGTGAGCGAATTTGttcttttctctcaattcttgGTTTCACTTTGTTTGAGGTAGAGCTAAGAGAAGATTGTAATTGTAAGTTTACCACTGAAATCTGTAATTATTCATTTGCATGATCATGCccaatcttttgtttttttcttaggATGTGTATCAGTGCATATT
This genomic interval carries:
- the LOC107427380 gene encoding protein CHAPERONE-LIKE PROTEIN OF POR1, chloroplastic, coding for MSATLAVRPNRIAAGSPFPQPPVRRLGPPAHIRKLSEKIEPWRGLIIPSRWRTLANNNKTMVVVRAGSRADDSSAPYEMSVENALKLLGVSEGASFEDILRAKNSILATCKDDKDTIAQVEAAYDMLLMRSLTQRRAGRVVNSSIRYADVKPVNSPGMGSMPRWLQATMKNPPISVETPSRGDLGIQAGVYGALMVLTYANGTSTTSAVPYAGADVPGLILAGSFGASLYFMTKRNVKLGKATIITVGGLVAGAVVGSAVENWLQVDIVPFLGLHSPAAVVSEFVLFSQFLVSLCLR